Below is a genomic region from Streptomyces ferrugineus.
GTGGCGAACCTGGGGCGGTTGTTGAGGTCGGGGTGGTCCGCCGCGTCGGCCCAGCCCCGCTCCTCGGTGAAGATCCACGGCACCTGGCCGCCCTGGGTGTCGGCGTGCTCGATGACGACGACGCCGCCGGGGCGCAGCAGACGGTGTGCGGTCCGTTCCAGACCGCGGATGAGGTCGAGGCCGTCCTCGCCGGAGAACAGGGCGAGTTCGGGATCGTAGTCCCGCGCCTCGGGAGCGACGTACTCCCATTCGGTGAGCGGGATGTAGGGCGGATTGGAGATGACCAGGTCGACCTGGCCGTCGAGGTCGCGGAAGGCGTCCAGCGCGTTGCCCTGCCGCAGGTCGACACGGGAGCCCGCCACGTTCTTGCGGGTCCAGTGCAGGGCGTCCTCGGACAGCTCCACGGCGTGCACGCGGGAGCGCGGGACCTCCTGGGCGAGGGCGAGCGCGATGGCGCCGGAGCCGGTGCACAGGTCGACGATGCAGGGCTCGACGACGTCCATCGCGCGTACGGCGTCTATGGCCCAGCCGACCACCGACTCGGTCTCGGGGCGGGGCACGAACACCCCCGGCCCGACTTGGAGTTCGAGATAGCGGAAGTACGCCCGCCCGGTGATGTGCTGCAGCGGCTCGCGCTGCTCACGCCGGGCGATGACCTCCCAGTACCGGGCGTCGAAGTC
It encodes:
- the prmC gene encoding peptide chain release factor N(5)-glutamine methyltransferase, which translates into the protein MLLAEVAQATQRLADAGVPSPRNDAEELAAFVHGVKRGELHSVKDADFDARYWEVIARREQREPLQHITGRAYFRYLELQVGPGVFVPRPETESVVGWAIDAVRAMDVVEPCIVDLCTGSGAIALALAQEVPRSRVHAVELSEDALHWTRKNVAGSRVDLRQGNALDAFRDLDGQVDLVISNPPYIPLTEWEYVAPEARDYDPELALFSGEDGLDLIRGLERTAHRLLRPGGVVVIEHADTQGGQVPWIFTEERGWADAADHPDLNNRPRFATARKALP